The Luteolibacter rhizosphaerae genome window below encodes:
- a CDS encoding metallophosphoesterase produces the protein MAYSINRRRALKTLFCSSVLMQQNLASHVPAQTARAVGSLDLLALGDFGTGDERQKAVARGMARYAASLGKKPDGLLLLGDNFYGAMPGGVKSPRWRSGFSDMYPGKDFPGPCWAIFGNHDYHDTPGNEQAQLNYAGSLKRKTRWTCPAKYYRVDLPAINPQVTLLMIDTNWESINRAVHGDKRPCWMKAEELEAQMKWLGEQLDSKRAPFTIVAGHHPVYSDASHGDTKELVDDLAPLLEKHGAHLYLCGHDHDLQHLEFEKHRTSFVLSGGGGARLYKTGETRKGSTVLDVHGFTHLSIADKLMTVRHVDPNGKVVHAFTKAVDHKWKILA, from the coding sequence ATGGCCTATTCCATCAACCGCCGCCGCGCGCTCAAGACCCTCTTCTGCTCCAGCGTCCTCATGCAGCAGAATCTTGCCAGCCACGTGCCCGCCCAGACAGCGCGGGCCGTGGGCTCCCTTGATCTCCTCGCCCTCGGGGATTTCGGCACCGGCGACGAGCGGCAGAAGGCCGTTGCCCGTGGCATGGCCCGCTATGCCGCCAGTCTCGGCAAGAAGCCGGATGGACTCCTTCTCCTCGGCGATAACTTCTACGGCGCCATGCCCGGCGGCGTGAAGTCCCCGCGCTGGCGGAGCGGCTTCTCGGATATGTATCCGGGCAAGGATTTCCCCGGTCCCTGCTGGGCCATCTTCGGCAATCACGACTACCACGACACTCCCGGCAACGAGCAGGCCCAGCTCAACTACGCGGGCTCGCTCAAACGCAAGACCCGTTGGACCTGTCCGGCCAAGTACTACCGCGTCGATCTCCCCGCCATCAACCCGCAGGTCACCCTGCTTATGATCGATACCAACTGGGAGTCGATCAACCGTGCCGTCCACGGCGACAAGCGGCCTTGCTGGATGAAGGCGGAGGAACTCGAAGCCCAGATGAAATGGCTCGGCGAACAACTCGACTCGAAGCGCGCTCCATTCACCATCGTTGCCGGCCATCACCCCGTCTACTCGGATGCCTCCCATGGCGATACCAAGGAGCTGGTGGATGACCTCGCCCCCCTCCTCGAAAAGCACGGCGCGCACCTCTACCTCTGTGGACACGATCATGACCTCCAGCACCTGGAGTTCGAGAAGCACCGCACCTCCTTCGTCCTCTCCGGCGGCGGCGGCGCCCGCCTCTACAAGACCGGCGAGACCCGGAAGGGCTCGACGGTTCTCGATGTCCACGGTTTCACCCACCTCTCGATCGCGGACAAGCTCATGACCGTCCGCCACGTCGATCCGAACGGGAAGGTCGTCCACGCCTTTACCAAGGCGGTCGATCACAAGTGGAAGATCCTCGCCTGA
- a CDS encoding cupin domain-containing protein, protein MKRYHQVEFSELPPIECCCGTTRRAFVDQPDAPASAHYLEVKEEPTSHYHLKTTEIYVVLEGEGFLELDGELVPVKPLSTVMIRPGCRHRAIGKLKILNIPVPKHDDADFYYDESAVKPGEVPVH, encoded by the coding sequence ATGAAGCGCTATCATCAGGTCGAGTTCAGCGAGCTGCCGCCGATCGAGTGCTGCTGCGGAACGACGCGGCGTGCCTTCGTGGACCAGCCGGACGCTCCCGCATCCGCCCACTATCTGGAGGTGAAGGAAGAGCCCACCAGCCACTATCATCTCAAGACGACGGAGATCTACGTGGTGCTGGAGGGCGAAGGCTTCTTGGAGCTGGATGGCGAGCTGGTGCCGGTGAAGCCGCTGAGCACGGTGATGATCCGGCCGGGCTGCCGCCATCGGGCGATCGGGAAGCTCAAAATCCTGAACATCCCCGTGCCGAAGCATGACGACGCCGACTTCTACTACGATGAGTCGGCCGTGAAACCCGGAGAGGTCCCGGTCCATTGA
- a CDS encoding class I SAM-dependent methyltransferase, whose translation MSANPYESERLLAEYLLFHYGKADEILPAEAPPGMKEALDFAVRTTRHFSPGQVARTLDLGCAVGRSTYELSRDSSEVLGIDYSHSFIQAAAALAGGPLNYQRHDEANLRTVLEARVPQDLPIGAVSFETGDATSLRADLGDFHRVHAANLLCRLFNPAVLLKRLPSLLRPGGELVLATPCTWLGEFTPPENWPVGSTLDWLQDELAHDFELLKVTDEPFLIRETARKFQWTSSMVTLWRRK comes from the coding sequence TTGAGCGCGAATCCCTACGAAAGCGAGCGGCTGCTCGCGGAATACCTGCTCTTCCACTACGGGAAGGCGGACGAGATCCTGCCGGCGGAGGCCCCTCCGGGAATGAAGGAGGCGCTCGATTTCGCGGTACGGACCACCCGACATTTCTCCCCGGGCCAAGTGGCCCGGACCCTTGATCTGGGCTGCGCGGTGGGTCGTTCAACCTACGAGCTCTCCCGCGATAGTTCGGAAGTGCTGGGGATCGATTACTCTCACAGCTTCATTCAGGCAGCCGCGGCGCTCGCAGGCGGCCCCCTCAACTACCAGCGCCACGACGAAGCGAACCTGCGGACGGTGCTGGAGGCACGGGTGCCACAGGACCTGCCGATCGGGGCGGTGAGCTTCGAGACGGGAGACGCGACTTCGCTGCGCGCGGATCTGGGCGATTTCCACCGGGTGCATGCGGCAAATCTGCTGTGCCGCCTGTTCAACCCCGCGGTGCTGCTGAAGCGGCTGCCCTCGCTGCTCAGGCCCGGGGGCGAACTGGTGCTGGCGACCCCCTGCACCTGGCTGGGCGAATTCACCCCGCCGGAGAACTGGCCGGTCGGCAGCACCTTGGATTGGCTGCAGGACGAACTGGCCCACGATTTCGAGCTGCTCAAGGTGACCGACGAGCCCTTCCTGATCCGGGAAACGGCGCGGAAGTTCCAGTGGACCAGCTCGATGGTGACGCTGTGGCGACGGAAATAG
- a CDS encoding thrombospondin type 3 repeat-containing protein: MTTKLTTLVFAFIGSGAGLLHADLLIHDNFSYPDGDLAGSGGSGWTTAWQGTNPVIVTSPGLSFSDSIGNTLVTSGSALDTADGGAATTISSREVGDHNGEAWISMLIQPQGNFTDFIGVSFYDNGLANADARFAIEHAGGKNLRLARRAGGLVNSAAYTTTIGAPVLAVIHLVPDGGGGDPALDRLDVYFNPALDFEPGAPHGSLSIDGLQFDRIRVAAQNGRSTLVDEIRIGQTFADVTPYVPATDPDTDGDGLTDSQEETLGLDPFFPDTQFIAAVRANPGLFGIHSANEIFDARLRRPSISLSGTPSYSVDLVKPDGAVIDTITEPIPAPPARLFLRTHLATP, translated from the coding sequence ATGACGACGAAACTCACCACGCTGGTCTTTGCATTCATCGGGTCGGGCGCGGGCCTTCTCCACGCGGATCTCCTGATCCACGATAACTTCTCCTACCCGGACGGTGATCTCGCCGGGTCCGGCGGGAGCGGTTGGACCACCGCCTGGCAAGGGACCAATCCGGTCATTGTCACCTCGCCGGGACTTAGCTTTTCCGACTCCATCGGGAATACCCTCGTGACCTCGGGATCCGCGCTCGATACGGCGGACGGCGGTGCGGCCACCACCATCAGCTCGCGCGAAGTCGGTGACCACAATGGCGAAGCATGGATCTCCATGCTCATCCAGCCGCAAGGGAACTTTACCGACTTCATCGGCGTGTCCTTCTATGACAACGGCCTCGCCAATGCGGATGCGCGCTTCGCCATCGAACACGCCGGCGGCAAGAATCTCCGTCTGGCTCGTCGTGCCGGAGGCCTCGTGAATTCCGCGGCCTACACCACCACCATCGGAGCGCCGGTGCTCGCCGTGATCCACCTCGTTCCGGATGGCGGCGGCGGAGATCCCGCGCTCGATCGGCTGGATGTCTATTTCAACCCTGCCCTCGATTTCGAACCCGGCGCGCCCCATGGTTCGCTGAGCATCGATGGCCTGCAGTTCGACCGCATCCGTGTGGCCGCGCAGAACGGACGCTCCACGCTGGTGGATGAGATCCGTATCGGCCAAACCTTCGCGGATGTGACGCCATACGTTCCCGCCACCGATCCGGACACCGATGGCGATGGCCTCACCGATTCGCAGGAAGAAACCTTGGGCCTCGATCCTTTCTTTCCCGACACCCAGTTCATCGCCGCCGTGCGGGCGAACCCGGGACTCTTCGGCATCCACTCCGCCAACGAGATCTTCGATGCCCGCCTGCGCCGTCCCTCGATCTCTCTCTCTGGGACCCCGAGCTACTCGGTCGATCTCGTGAAACCGGATGGTGCCGTGATCGATACAATCACTGAGCCGATTCCTGCTCCACCCGCCCGCCTTTTCCTTCGCACTCACCTCGCCACGCCTTGA
- the tsaB gene encoding tRNA (adenosine(37)-N6)-threonylcarbamoyltransferase complex dimerization subunit type 1 TsaB — MPEPARLFIESSTPRASLALLRGSELVFEESFMGDRSHNALLFDPLQKAIALLETGETLATVVIGTGPGSYSGTRVGIAAGQGVALVHGCPATGLSSLLAVPPARGRALAIGDARRGSAWRVRIEGGSLLGEPELCPNALLETEIEAVLAQGIAVFSLEPVDRLGLPEELVARITVEHPDARQLATAWANLPAEEESRISALPPQPVYLRPPHITEAKAGHPLLRK; from the coding sequence GTGCCGGAGCCCGCCAGACTCTTTATCGAAAGCAGCACGCCCCGTGCCTCGCTGGCACTCCTGCGTGGCAGCGAGCTCGTGTTCGAGGAGTCCTTTATGGGCGATCGCAGCCACAATGCCCTGCTTTTCGACCCGCTGCAGAAGGCCATCGCCCTGTTGGAAACGGGAGAAACCCTCGCAACCGTTGTGATCGGCACCGGCCCCGGCAGCTACAGTGGTACCCGCGTGGGCATCGCGGCGGGGCAGGGGGTGGCGCTCGTCCATGGCTGCCCGGCCACCGGTCTCAGCTCGCTGTTAGCCGTGCCTCCGGCCCGCGGCCGAGCCCTCGCCATCGGCGATGCCCGCCGCGGCAGTGCCTGGCGGGTGAGGATCGAGGGCGGCAGTTTGTTAGGAGAACCGGAGCTTTGTCCAAATGCGCTGCTAGAAACCGAGATCGAGGCGGTCCTCGCGCAGGGTATCGCCGTCTTTTCCTTGGAGCCCGTCGATCGCCTCGGCTTGCCGGAAGAGCTCGTCGCCCGCATCACCGTCGAGCATCCGGATGCCCGGCAACTGGCCACCGCGTGGGCGAATCTCCCGGCGGAAGAAGAATCCCGGATTTCAGCGCTGCCGCCGCAGCCGGTTTACCTCCGCCCGCCGCACATCACCGAGGCCAAGGCCGGCCACCCCCTTCTGCGGAAGTGA
- a CDS encoding FAD-dependent oxidoreductase, protein MNRFLILAAASIATASAVPVQKDVVVYGGTSGGVIAAVQSARSGKSVVLVSPTAHLGGLTTSGLGWTDLGKSSILGGLSREFYHRLYLHYQQGSAWNWQTRESYGNAGQGGPAFNATLEIASVFEPKVAEAVFNQLLTEQSVTVVTGRLDLDEGVVMNSGKIAHIRLEDGSEYAGKMFIDASYEGDLLPGAGVSFTVGREANATHGETVNGIQAAGATKNQLRDNIDPYLTPGNAASGLLPGVNSGPGGTDGSADHRLQAYCFRMVLTDTVANRVMIAQPPGYNEADYELLFRSIEAGQTSGFFKFDLMPNRKTDSNNTGGISTDFIGKNYGPGWDWTTLDHDARLALAKQHENWQRGLVWTLQNHPRVPESIRNNYAKWGLPADEFTDNGNWPYQLYVREARRMVSDFVMNQHHCTGALVAPDSVGLAAYAMDSHNVQRHVKNGMVKNEGDIQLSLANPYPISYRSIVPKIGQCPNLFVPWSLSASHMAFGSIRMEPVFMALSQSAAIAASYAIDQDIAVQSVPYAQLRPLLLSAGQALGDTSIGLPTSIVDNTDTALVTVTGDWLSGTSATGFVGSDYLHDNNAGQGTKQVRFALPAGTTGFQRVFLRWTAHTNRASNAAVEIHHAGGTSLQAVDQRANGGKWNLVGFYQFTGAPGEGITVKNTAANGYVIADAVGFFPVDPYEDTDNDGMTDAQEITLGLDPYVSDEPFINAVKGHPSFFGLFTEENIFDLRITRPGLSPSGPANFQLAFSLWPTGSPTSFADYTLPIQKSRPRDFFRVALDTAPSSLVSALAAGQPRKVVVYGTSLTAGGAWVGGMNSWLSAEYPGLLTVVNSGLSGKNSAEGLAQLNTKVLAHNPDTVFIEFAMNDAFLYSDGTPQLSVAQARSNLITMIDAIKGQNPAAEIILQTMNTVWDSPAGSNASATLRPNLPSYYQMYREVAAERGLLLIDHHPNWAALQQGDLATFQGFVPDGVHPVSQGIGKVTLPLLKWKLSGGKPLP, encoded by the coding sequence TTGAACCGCTTCCTCATTCTCGCTGCCGCCTCGATCGCCACCGCTTCCGCCGTCCCGGTTCAAAAGGATGTTGTCGTTTACGGCGGTACTTCCGGCGGGGTCATCGCTGCGGTCCAGTCCGCCCGCTCCGGCAAGAGCGTGGTGCTGGTCTCGCCCACCGCGCATCTCGGCGGCTTGACCACCAGCGGCCTCGGCTGGACCGACCTCGGCAAGTCCTCGATCCTCGGCGGCCTCAGTCGTGAATTCTACCACCGGCTCTACCTGCACTATCAGCAGGGCTCGGCATGGAATTGGCAGACGCGTGAAAGCTATGGCAATGCCGGGCAAGGCGGGCCCGCTTTCAATGCCACTCTGGAGATCGCTTCGGTCTTTGAACCCAAGGTTGCCGAAGCGGTTTTTAACCAGCTCCTCACGGAACAAAGCGTCACCGTCGTGACCGGGCGTCTCGACCTCGACGAGGGCGTGGTCATGAACTCCGGCAAGATCGCGCACATCCGTTTGGAAGACGGCAGCGAGTACGCCGGGAAGATGTTCATCGATGCCAGCTATGAAGGCGACCTGCTTCCCGGAGCGGGCGTGAGCTTCACCGTCGGCCGTGAAGCGAATGCCACTCATGGCGAAACCGTGAACGGCATCCAAGCCGCCGGGGCGACCAAGAACCAGCTCCGTGACAACATCGATCCTTACCTCACGCCCGGCAATGCCGCCAGCGGCCTGCTACCCGGCGTGAATTCCGGACCGGGGGGTACGGATGGCAGTGCCGATCATCGCTTGCAGGCCTACTGCTTCCGCATGGTCCTTACGGACACCGTCGCGAACCGGGTGATGATCGCCCAACCACCGGGCTACAACGAGGCTGACTACGAACTCCTCTTCCGCTCGATCGAGGCCGGCCAAACCTCGGGCTTCTTTAAGTTCGACCTGATGCCGAATCGCAAGACCGACTCGAACAACACCGGAGGCATCTCCACCGACTTCATCGGCAAGAACTACGGCCCCGGCTGGGACTGGACCACCCTCGATCACGACGCCCGACTCGCCCTCGCCAAGCAGCACGAGAACTGGCAGCGCGGCCTCGTCTGGACGCTTCAAAATCACCCGCGCGTCCCGGAGTCCATCCGCAACAATTACGCGAAGTGGGGACTGCCTGCCGACGAGTTCACCGACAACGGCAACTGGCCCTATCAGCTCTACGTTCGCGAGGCGCGCCGCATGGTTTCCGACTTCGTGATGAACCAGCACCACTGCACCGGTGCCCTCGTGGCGCCGGATTCCGTGGGACTGGCCGCCTACGCCATGGATTCGCACAACGTGCAACGCCATGTGAAGAATGGCATGGTGAAGAACGAGGGCGACATTCAGCTTTCGCTCGCGAATCCTTATCCGATTTCCTATCGCTCCATCGTCCCGAAGATCGGGCAGTGCCCGAATCTCTTCGTGCCTTGGAGCCTCTCTGCCTCGCACATGGCCTTCGGCTCCATCCGCATGGAGCCGGTTTTCATGGCACTCTCGCAGTCCGCCGCCATCGCCGCATCCTACGCCATCGATCAGGACATCGCGGTGCAGAGCGTGCCCTACGCCCAACTCCGTCCGCTTCTGCTCTCCGCCGGTCAGGCCCTGGGCGATACCTCGATCGGCCTGCCCACCTCGATCGTGGACAATACCGATACGGCCCTCGTCACCGTCACCGGCGATTGGCTTTCCGGCACCTCTGCTACCGGCTTTGTTGGCAGCGACTACCTTCACGACAACAACGCCGGCCAAGGCACCAAGCAAGTCCGCTTCGCCCTGCCCGCGGGCACCACCGGATTCCAGCGTGTCTTCCTCCGCTGGACCGCCCATACCAATCGCGCATCGAATGCTGCCGTCGAGATCCATCACGCCGGAGGCACCTCGCTTCAAGCCGTCGATCAGCGCGCCAATGGCGGCAAGTGGAACCTCGTCGGATTCTATCAATTCACCGGTGCACCGGGTGAAGGCATCACCGTAAAGAACACGGCAGCCAATGGCTACGTCATCGCCGATGCGGTGGGATTCTTCCCCGTCGACCCTTATGAGGATACCGACAATGACGGCATGACCGATGCGCAGGAAATCACCCTCGGTCTGGACCCCTATGTTTCCGATGAACCCTTCATCAATGCGGTGAAGGGTCACCCCTCCTTCTTCGGTCTCTTCACGGAGGAGAACATCTTCGATCTCCGCATTACCCGGCCCGGACTTTCGCCCTCCGGCCCCGCAAACTTCCAGCTCGCCTTCTCCCTCTGGCCAACCGGATCTCCGACTTCTTTCGCGGATTACACATTGCCGATCCAGAAGAGCCGCCCGCGTGACTTCTTCCGTGTCGCCCTCGATACCGCACCATCCTCCCTCGTTTCGGCGCTCGCTGCAGGGCAGCCGCGCAAGGTTGTCGTCTACGGCACCAGCCTCACCGCGGGCGGAGCATGGGTCGGAGGCATGAACTCATGGCTCTCCGCCGAATATCCCGGCCTCCTCACTGTCGTGAACAGCGGCCTCAGCGGGAAGAACTCAGCGGAAGGTCTCGCCCAGCTCAACACGAAGGTCCTCGCCCACAATCCCGACACCGTCTTCATCGAGTTCGCGATGAACGATGCCTTCCTCTACAGCGATGGCACCCCGCAGCTCTCGGTTGCGCAGGCACGCTCGAACCTCATCACCATGATCGATGCGATCAAAGGGCAGAACCCCGCCGCGGAGATCATCCTCCAGACCATGAATACCGTCTGGGATTCCCCCGCCGGCAGCAATGCCTCCGCCACCCTGCGGCCGAATCTCCCTTCCTACTATCAAATGTATCGGGAAGTCGCCGCCGAACGCGGCCTGCTTCTCATCGACCATCACCCGAACTGGGCGGCCCTTCAGCAGGGTGACCTTGCCACCTTCCAGGGTTTCGTACCGGATGGGGTTCATCCGGTATCGCAAGGTATCGGCAAGGTCACCCTGCCTCTCCTCAAGTGGAAGCTCTCCGGCGGCAAGCCGCTGCCCTGA
- a CDS encoding type II secretion system protein GspG — protein sequence MKATAGVLVLTVMAGGVYLFRDLLGLVPRGTVYNPLIGEFNALAASLKTYKLNAGFYPTTQQGLEALVHKPDTNPIPGRWTKIADRVPTDPWNNPYQYRKLPEDDERIFELFSAGKDGLLGTKDDLSSLELE from the coding sequence ATGAAAGCTACCGCTGGAGTTCTTGTTCTCACCGTTATGGCGGGAGGAGTGTATCTCTTCCGTGATCTGCTCGGGTTGGTTCCACGAGGCACCGTGTACAATCCTCTGATCGGTGAATTCAATGCTCTCGCTGCGAGTTTGAAGACTTACAAGCTCAACGCGGGCTTCTACCCTACGACTCAGCAGGGACTAGAAGCCTTGGTGCACAAACCTGACACTAATCCGATCCCCGGCCGGTGGACGAAGATTGCGGACCGCGTGCCGACCGACCCTTGGAACAATCCGTATCAGTATCGAAAACTCCCTGAAGACGACGAAAGAATCTTTGAGCTCTTCTCTGCCGGGAAGGACGGCCTCTTGGGGACCAAGGATGACCTCTCCTCTCTAGAGCTCGAGTAG
- a CDS encoding citrate/2-methylcitrate synthase, whose product MTDYAKGLEGVIANESALSNVEGAEGRLTYLGHSIDDLVANCCYEEVVFLLYKGRLPKQAELDALEKRLRGDRALPQGVLDFLKAAPKDASPMDVLRTGVSMLALYDNRVAIGEPDLAKVEEIGYSLVAKVPVVIAAFHRYRQGLELPPVREDLSEAAHFLYLITGETPSETATKTLDVAYILHADHGMNASTFSARVTVATLSDMYSAVTSAIGTLKGPLHGGANEGVIHMLEKIGDPSKVDEFVEGKLERKEKIMGIGHRVYKVLDPRAPHLRDIAVKLSGELGEPKWIQMSDRIAEIMRERKGLNANVDFYSATVYYSLGIPTDLFTPIFAIARTSGWTAQVLEQLRDSRLYRPLTLYIGPKGPVPVPPIGER is encoded by the coding sequence ATGACCGACTACGCCAAAGGCCTCGAAGGAGTCATCGCCAATGAATCCGCTCTCAGCAACGTGGAGGGTGCCGAAGGCCGCCTGACCTATCTCGGTCATTCGATCGACGACCTCGTGGCCAACTGTTGCTACGAGGAGGTCGTTTTCCTGCTCTACAAGGGCCGCCTGCCGAAACAGGCCGAGCTGGATGCGCTGGAGAAGCGCCTGCGCGGCGACCGCGCCCTCCCGCAAGGAGTGCTGGATTTCCTGAAGGCGGCTCCGAAGGACGCCAGCCCGATGGACGTGCTGCGCACCGGGGTTTCGATGCTCGCTCTCTACGACAACCGGGTGGCGATCGGTGAGCCGGATCTGGCGAAGGTCGAGGAGATCGGTTACTCGCTGGTGGCGAAGGTGCCGGTGGTCATCGCAGCCTTCCACCGCTACCGCCAGGGGCTGGAACTGCCGCCGGTCCGCGAGGACCTCTCGGAGGCCGCTCACTTCCTCTACCTGATCACCGGCGAGACGCCGAGCGAGACCGCCACCAAGACCCTCGACGTGGCCTACATTCTCCATGCCGACCACGGCATGAACGCCTCCACCTTCTCCGCCCGCGTGACGGTGGCGACGCTGTCCGACATGTATTCCGCTGTGACCTCCGCGATCGGCACGCTGAAGGGCCCGCTGCACGGCGGCGCCAATGAAGGCGTGATCCACATGCTGGAGAAGATCGGCGACCCCTCAAAGGTGGATGAGTTCGTGGAAGGCAAGCTGGAGCGGAAGGAGAAGATCATGGGCATCGGCCACCGCGTTTACAAGGTGCTCGATCCCCGCGCCCCGCACCTGCGCGATATCGCCGTGAAGCTCTCCGGCGAACTCGGCGAACCGAAGTGGATCCAGATGTCCGACCGCATCGCGGAGATCATGCGCGAGCGCAAGGGTCTCAACGCGAACGTCGATTTCTACTCCGCCACGGTTTACTACTCGCTGGGCATCCCGACCGATCTCTTCACCCCGATCTTCGCGATCGCGCGGACTTCCGGTTGGACCGCACAGGTGTTGGAGCAGCTCCGCGACAGCCGCCTGTATCGCCCGCTCACCCTTTACATCGGGCCGAAGGGTCCGGTGCCGGTGCCGCCGATCGGTGAGCGCTGA
- the dinB gene encoding DNA polymerase IV — MRKIVHIDMDCFYAAIEERENPALVGKPVGVGGSSHRGVLTTANYEARKFGCRSAMPVFKALQLCPQLIMVPTRFELYRSVSAQIRAIFGRFTDSIEPLSLDEAYLDVSHLNSPAAVVAREIRTQIREETGLTASAGIGPNKLIAKIASDWNKPNGQHEVTPENVESFMAALSVRRIWGVGGKMAAKLESVNIRTCGDLQRFDKLEMARRFGRWGLELWELCRGIDNREVQTKRIRKSMSTESTFRENLNSVEDLRPRMHSMIEELSADLVRYEDRVIRSLVLKMKFADFTRTTAERAHSFVERDIFEELLAEAWQRGEGKGVRLLGVGVRFKDPEQKYQLDLL; from the coding sequence ATGCGAAAGATCGTCCACATCGACATGGATTGCTTTTACGCCGCAATCGAGGAACGGGAGAATCCCGCTCTCGTCGGGAAGCCTGTGGGGGTGGGTGGCAGCTCGCATCGCGGCGTGCTCACCACCGCGAATTACGAGGCCCGCAAGTTCGGCTGCCGTTCGGCCATGCCTGTCTTCAAGGCGCTGCAGCTTTGCCCGCAGCTGATCATGGTGCCGACCCGCTTTGAACTCTACCGCTCCGTCAGCGCCCAAATCCGGGCCATCTTCGGCCGCTTCACGGATAGCATCGAGCCGCTCTCGCTGGATGAAGCCTACTTGGATGTATCGCATCTGAATTCGCCTGCCGCCGTCGTCGCCCGCGAGATCCGCACCCAGATCCGGGAGGAAACCGGTCTCACCGCTTCAGCCGGCATCGGGCCGAACAAGCTTATCGCGAAGATCGCCAGCGATTGGAACAAGCCGAACGGGCAACACGAGGTCACGCCGGAGAATGTGGAGAGTTTCATGGCCGCCCTTTCCGTCCGCCGCATCTGGGGGGTCGGTGGCAAGATGGCCGCCAAACTCGAAAGCGTGAACATCCGCACCTGCGGCGATCTCCAGCGCTTCGACAAGCTGGAGATGGCCCGTCGCTTCGGTCGTTGGGGCCTCGAACTCTGGGAACTCTGCCGCGGAATCGACAACCGGGAGGTGCAGACCAAGCGCATCCGCAAGTCGATGAGTACGGAGAGCACCTTCCGCGAGAACCTGAACTCCGTGGAAGATCTCCGTCCGCGCATGCACTCGATGATCGAGGAACTCTCCGCCGATCTTGTCCGCTACGAGGACCGCGTGATCCGTTCCCTCGTCCTCAAGATGAAGTTTGCCGACTTCACCCGCACCACCGCCGAGCGCGCGCATTCTTTCGTGGAGCGCGACATCTTTGAGGAACTGCTGGCCGAAGCTTGGCAGCGGGGAGAGGGCAAAGGAGTCCGCCTCCTCGGCGTCGGCGTCCGTTTCAAGGATCCCGAGCAAAAGTATCAGCTGGACCTGCTGTGA
- a CDS encoding type II secretion system protein GspG gives MPRSHKLSRTDADFNAIGSSLKTYRLNAGFYPTTEQGLEALVHKPDTAPIPGRWTKIADRVPTDPWNREYRYRRFEGGDPSDFELRSAGRDGIFGTKDDNIYHSP, from the coding sequence TTGCCGCGCAGCCATAAGCTTAGCCGCACCGATGCGGACTTTAATGCCATCGGCTCGAGCCTGAAAACCTACCGCCTCAACGCGGGCTTCTATCCAACCACGGAACAAGGACTGGAAGCCTTGGTGCATAAACCGGACACCGCCCCGATCCCCGGTAGATGGACGAAGATTGCGGACCGCGTGCCGACCGATCCTTGGAATCGCGAGTATCGCTACCGGCGCTTTGAAGGAGGCGATCCTTCTGACTTTGAACTGCGTTCCGCAGGACGCGACGGAATTTTTGGCACCAAGGACGACAATATCTACCACTCTCCTTGA
- a CDS encoding bifunctional nuclease family protein, whose translation MPELVRVEPIALLPTPAGCAVFLGDGQKSIVFYIDLAIGASINAALAGETPPRPLTHDLYLFTLEAFGAKVSRAVIVALEKEIYYARLILEAENEIMERKIVELDARPSDCIAIAVRSGSPIFVVKDLWESLDDMTAVLQEMKDKGMDLGG comes from the coding sequence GTGCCTGAACTGGTCCGCGTCGAACCCATCGCCCTCCTCCCCACCCCTGCCGGTTGCGCCGTTTTCCTCGGCGACGGGCAGAAATCGATCGTGTTCTACATCGACCTGGCGATCGGTGCCTCGATCAACGCGGCGCTGGCCGGGGAGACGCCGCCGCGACCGCTGACGCACGATCTCTACCTCTTCACGCTGGAAGCCTTCGGGGCCAAGGTAAGCCGGGCGGTGATCGTGGCGCTGGAGAAGGAGATCTACTATGCGCGCCTGATCCTGGAGGCGGAGAACGAGATCATGGAACGCAAGATCGTGGAGCTGGATGCCCGGCCGAGCGACTGCATCGCCATCGCCGTCCGATCCGGGTCGCCTATCTTCGTGGTCAAGGACTTGTGGGAATCCCTCGACGACATGACGGCGGTGCTGCAGGAGATGAAGGACAAGGGGATGGACCTCGGCGGGTGA